The following coding sequences are from one Gossypium hirsutum isolate 1008001.06 chromosome A12, Gossypium_hirsutum_v2.1, whole genome shotgun sequence window:
- the LOC107925156 gene encoding uncharacterized protein, whose protein sequence is MKSISFNEFVVQAGADFSGVSTEMVSMNCTVKLTYRNTATFFGVHVTSTPLHLSYSQLTVATGSIHKFYQSRKSQRALIVMMKGSHIPLYGGGASLASLNGAPTQPVPLALDFMVRSRAYVLGKLVKPKFYKRIQCWAAMDPKKMSKAISLKNKCSYS, encoded by the exons ATGaag AGCATTTCGTTCAATGAATTTGTAGTACAAGCTGGTGCGGATTTCTCAGGGGTCAGTACTGAAATGGTGTCGATGAACTGCACAGTGAAGCTCACATATCGAAACACAGCTACATTTTTTGGGGTTCATGTAACATCAACACCCTTACATCTCTCTTACTCTCAGCTCACAGTGGCTACTGGATCG ATACACAAGTTTTATCAATCAAGAAAGAGCCAAAGAGCATTGATTGTGATGATGAAAGGGAGTCATATTCCGTTGTATGGAGGAGGAGCTAGCTTGGCTAGTCTCAATGGTGCACCCACTCAACCTGTGCCCTTGGCACTTGACTTCATGGTTCGTTCCAGAGCTTATGTTTTGGGCAAGTTGGTGAAGCCCAAGTTCTATAAAAGAATTCAATGTTGGGCTGCCATGGACCCCAAAAAGATGAGTAAGGCTATTTCACTAAAAAACA
- the LOC107925136 gene encoding nicotinate phosphoribosyltransferase 2 isoform X2, translated as MEAKASQNAGRVMDGPTNPMVTPLLTDLYQFTMAYAYWKAGKHNERAVFDLYFRKNPFGGEFTVFAGLEECIKLIANFKLTEEEVSFIRKSLPGSCEEGFLNYLREIDCSDVEVYAISEGTVVFPKVPLLRLEGPVAVVQLLETPVLNFVNFASLVTTNAARHRLVSGRPKMLFEFGLRRAQGPDGAIGASKYCYIGGFDATSNVAAGRLFGIPLRGTHSHAFVSSFMSPDEILERSLCSSDGSNTCEDFVTLVHSWLSKIQWLKSLGGIFGETNQSELAAFISYALAFPNNFLALVDTYDVIRSGVPNFCAVALALSDLGYRAVGIRLDSGDLAYLSSEARKIFHTIEKELGVPGFGKMIITASNDLNEETLDALRKQGHEVDCFGIGTYLVTCYAQAALGCVFKLVEINNQPRIKLSEDVSKVSIPCKKRCYRLYGKEGYSLVDIMTGENEPCPKVGERILCRHPFSESKRAYVVPKRVEELLKCYWPGKSGKVREELPALQDIRDHCIKQLEQMRPDHVRRLNPTPYKVQSNDSNGVGGASLT; from the exons ATGGAGGCCAAAGCGAGTCAAAATGCGGGTCGGGTCATGGACGGTCCAACCAATCCCATGGTCACCCCTCTTCTTACCGATCTTTATCAGTTCACCATGGCTTACGCTTATTGGAAAGCCGGCAAACACAATGAACGAGCCGT GTTCGATCTATATTTCCGAAAGAACCCGTTTGGTGGTGAATTTACAGTGTTTGCTGGTTTGGAAGAATGCATAAAGCTCATTGCTAATTTCAAGTTAACTGAGGAAGAGGTCTCCTTTATCCGTAAAAGCTTGCCTGGTTCATGTGAG GAAGGCTTTTTGAATTATTTAAGAGAAATAGACTGCTCTGATGTTGAAGTGTATGCTATTTCAGAGGGAACAGTTGTTTTCCCAAAGGTTCCCCTACTTAGACTTGAAGGGCCAGTCGCT GTGGTTCAATTGCTGGAGACTCCAGTTCTGAACTTTGTGAATTTTGCATCCTTAGTGACTACAAATGCGGCTAGACATAGACTTGTTTCTGGACGACCTAAAATGTTGTTTGAGTTTGGGCTTCGAAGGGCTCAG GGACCTGATGGAGCTATAGGGGCATCAAAGTATTGCTATATTGGAGGTTTTGATGCAACAAG CAATGTTGCAGCTGGGAGGTTATTCGGTATACCTCTTCGTGGGACACATTCTCATGCTTTTGTTAGCTCATTTATG AGCCCTGATGAAATCCTGGAAAGATCTCTATGTAGCTCTGATGGTTCAAATACTTGTGAGGACTTTGTCACTCTTGTTCATTCATGGTTAAGCAAAATACAG TGGTTGAAATCACTTGGTGGCATTTTTGGAGAGACCAATCAGAGTGAATTAGCAGCTTTTATATCATATGCTTTGGCATTTCCTAACAACTTTCTTGCTCTTGTAGATACATATGAT GTAATAAGGAGTGGAGTCCCCAACTTTTGTGCAGTTGCTTTGGCACTTAGTGACTTGGG GTATAGAGCAGTTGGCATTAGATTGGACTCTGGTGACCTAGCGTACTTGTCTAGTGAAGCCCGAAAGATCTTTCATACAATTGAGAAAGAACTTGGGGTTCCTGGTTTTGGAAAGATGATCATTACTGCTAGTAATGATTTAAATGAAGAAACTTTGGATGCGCTAAGAAAGCAG GGTCATGAGGTGGATTGTTTTGGAATAGGAACCTATTTGGTAACTTGCTATGCACAAGCCGCTTTAGGCTGTGTCTTCAAGCTTGTTGAGATTAATAATCAGCCACGCATCAAACTTTCAGAGGATGTATCTAAG GTCTCTATACCATGCAAAAAAAGATGTTACAGGTTATATGGCAAAGAAGGATATTCCCTGGTAGACATAATGACAGGGGAAAATGAACCATGTCCAAAG GTTGGAGAACGAATCCTATGCCGTCACCCTTTTAGTGAATCCAAAAGAGCATATGTGGTACCAAAGCGTGTGGAGGAGCTTCTTAAGTGTTACTGGCCTGGAAAATCAG GTAAAGTAAGGGAAGAGTTACCAGCTCTGCAGGATATTAGGGACCATTGCATCAAACAGCTTGAGCAAATGAGGCCTGATCACGTCAGGAGATTAAACCCAACACCATACAAG GTACAAAGTAATGATTCCAATGGAGTTGGAGGAGCTTCTTTAACATAG
- the LOC107925136 gene encoding nicotinate phosphoribosyltransferase 2 isoform X3 has translation MVAMLLLVRFDLYFRKNPFGGEFTVFAGLEECIKLIANFKLTEEEVSFIRKSLPGSCEEGFLNYLREIDCSDVEVYAISEGTVVFPKVPLLRLEGPVAVVQLLETPVLNFVNFASLVTTNAARHRLVSGRPKMLFEFGLRRAQGPDGAIGASKYCYIGGFDATSNVAAGRLFGIPLRGTHSHAFVSSFMSPDEILERSLCSSDGSNTCEDFVTLVHSWLSKIQWLKSLGGIFGETNQSELAAFISYALAFPNNFLALVDTYDVIRSGVPNFCAVALALSDLGYRAVGIRLDSGDLAYLSSEARKIFHTIEKELGVPGFGKMIITASNDLNEETLDALRKQGHEVDCFGIGTYLVTCYAQAALGCVFKLVEINNQPRIKLSEDVSKVSIPCKKRCYRLYGKEGYSLVDIMTGENEPCPKVGERILCRHPFSESKRAYVVPKRVEELLKCYWPGKSGKVREELPALQDIRDHCIKQLEQMRPDHVRRLNPTPYKVSVSAKLYDFIHFLWLNEAPVGELQ, from the exons ATGGTTGCTATGTTGTTATTAGTTAG GTTCGATCTATATTTCCGAAAGAACCCGTTTGGTGGTGAATTTACAGTGTTTGCTGGTTTGGAAGAATGCATAAAGCTCATTGCTAATTTCAAGTTAACTGAGGAAGAGGTCTCCTTTATCCGTAAAAGCTTGCCTGGTTCATGTGAG GAAGGCTTTTTGAATTATTTAAGAGAAATAGACTGCTCTGATGTTGAAGTGTATGCTATTTCAGAGGGAACAGTTGTTTTCCCAAAGGTTCCCCTACTTAGACTTGAAGGGCCAGTCGCT GTGGTTCAATTGCTGGAGACTCCAGTTCTGAACTTTGTGAATTTTGCATCCTTAGTGACTACAAATGCGGCTAGACATAGACTTGTTTCTGGACGACCTAAAATGTTGTTTGAGTTTGGGCTTCGAAGGGCTCAG GGACCTGATGGAGCTATAGGGGCATCAAAGTATTGCTATATTGGAGGTTTTGATGCAACAAG CAATGTTGCAGCTGGGAGGTTATTCGGTATACCTCTTCGTGGGACACATTCTCATGCTTTTGTTAGCTCATTTATG AGCCCTGATGAAATCCTGGAAAGATCTCTATGTAGCTCTGATGGTTCAAATACTTGTGAGGACTTTGTCACTCTTGTTCATTCATGGTTAAGCAAAATACAG TGGTTGAAATCACTTGGTGGCATTTTTGGAGAGACCAATCAGAGTGAATTAGCAGCTTTTATATCATATGCTTTGGCATTTCCTAACAACTTTCTTGCTCTTGTAGATACATATGAT GTAATAAGGAGTGGAGTCCCCAACTTTTGTGCAGTTGCTTTGGCACTTAGTGACTTGGG GTATAGAGCAGTTGGCATTAGATTGGACTCTGGTGACCTAGCGTACTTGTCTAGTGAAGCCCGAAAGATCTTTCATACAATTGAGAAAGAACTTGGGGTTCCTGGTTTTGGAAAGATGATCATTACTGCTAGTAATGATTTAAATGAAGAAACTTTGGATGCGCTAAGAAAGCAG GGTCATGAGGTGGATTGTTTTGGAATAGGAACCTATTTGGTAACTTGCTATGCACAAGCCGCTTTAGGCTGTGTCTTCAAGCTTGTTGAGATTAATAATCAGCCACGCATCAAACTTTCAGAGGATGTATCTAAG GTCTCTATACCATGCAAAAAAAGATGTTACAGGTTATATGGCAAAGAAGGATATTCCCTGGTAGACATAATGACAGGGGAAAATGAACCATGTCCAAAG GTTGGAGAACGAATCCTATGCCGTCACCCTTTTAGTGAATCCAAAAGAGCATATGTGGTACCAAAGCGTGTGGAGGAGCTTCTTAAGTGTTACTGGCCTGGAAAATCAG GTAAAGTAAGGGAAGAGTTACCAGCTCTGCAGGATATTAGGGACCATTGCATCAAACAGCTTGAGCAAATGAGGCCTGATCACGTCAGGAGATTAAACCCAACACCATACAAG GTGAGCGTAAGTGCAAAACTGTATGATTTCATCCATTTCCTATGGCTCAATGAGGCCCCTGTCGGGGAGCTGCAGTGA
- the LOC107925136 gene encoding nicotinate phosphoribosyltransferase 2 isoform X1: MEAKASQNAGRVMDGPTNPMVTPLLTDLYQFTMAYAYWKAGKHNERAVFDLYFRKNPFGGEFTVFAGLEECIKLIANFKLTEEEVSFIRKSLPGSCEEGFLNYLREIDCSDVEVYAISEGTVVFPKVPLLRLEGPVAVVQLLETPVLNFVNFASLVTTNAARHRLVSGRPKMLFEFGLRRAQGPDGAIGASKYCYIGGFDATSNVAAGRLFGIPLRGTHSHAFVSSFMSPDEILERSLCSSDGSNTCEDFVTLVHSWLSKIQWLKSLGGIFGETNQSELAAFISYALAFPNNFLALVDTYDVIRSGVPNFCAVALALSDLGYRAVGIRLDSGDLAYLSSEARKIFHTIEKELGVPGFGKMIITASNDLNEETLDALRKQGHEVDCFGIGTYLVTCYAQAALGCVFKLVEINNQPRIKLSEDVSKVSIPCKKRCYRLYGKEGYSLVDIMTGENEPCPKVGERILCRHPFSESKRAYVVPKRVEELLKCYWPGKSGKVREELPALQDIRDHCIKQLEQMRPDHVRRLNPTPYKVSVSAKLYDFIHFLWLNEAPVGELQ, encoded by the exons ATGGAGGCCAAAGCGAGTCAAAATGCGGGTCGGGTCATGGACGGTCCAACCAATCCCATGGTCACCCCTCTTCTTACCGATCTTTATCAGTTCACCATGGCTTACGCTTATTGGAAAGCCGGCAAACACAATGAACGAGCCGT GTTCGATCTATATTTCCGAAAGAACCCGTTTGGTGGTGAATTTACAGTGTTTGCTGGTTTGGAAGAATGCATAAAGCTCATTGCTAATTTCAAGTTAACTGAGGAAGAGGTCTCCTTTATCCGTAAAAGCTTGCCTGGTTCATGTGAG GAAGGCTTTTTGAATTATTTAAGAGAAATAGACTGCTCTGATGTTGAAGTGTATGCTATTTCAGAGGGAACAGTTGTTTTCCCAAAGGTTCCCCTACTTAGACTTGAAGGGCCAGTCGCT GTGGTTCAATTGCTGGAGACTCCAGTTCTGAACTTTGTGAATTTTGCATCCTTAGTGACTACAAATGCGGCTAGACATAGACTTGTTTCTGGACGACCTAAAATGTTGTTTGAGTTTGGGCTTCGAAGGGCTCAG GGACCTGATGGAGCTATAGGGGCATCAAAGTATTGCTATATTGGAGGTTTTGATGCAACAAG CAATGTTGCAGCTGGGAGGTTATTCGGTATACCTCTTCGTGGGACACATTCTCATGCTTTTGTTAGCTCATTTATG AGCCCTGATGAAATCCTGGAAAGATCTCTATGTAGCTCTGATGGTTCAAATACTTGTGAGGACTTTGTCACTCTTGTTCATTCATGGTTAAGCAAAATACAG TGGTTGAAATCACTTGGTGGCATTTTTGGAGAGACCAATCAGAGTGAATTAGCAGCTTTTATATCATATGCTTTGGCATTTCCTAACAACTTTCTTGCTCTTGTAGATACATATGAT GTAATAAGGAGTGGAGTCCCCAACTTTTGTGCAGTTGCTTTGGCACTTAGTGACTTGGG GTATAGAGCAGTTGGCATTAGATTGGACTCTGGTGACCTAGCGTACTTGTCTAGTGAAGCCCGAAAGATCTTTCATACAATTGAGAAAGAACTTGGGGTTCCTGGTTTTGGAAAGATGATCATTACTGCTAGTAATGATTTAAATGAAGAAACTTTGGATGCGCTAAGAAAGCAG GGTCATGAGGTGGATTGTTTTGGAATAGGAACCTATTTGGTAACTTGCTATGCACAAGCCGCTTTAGGCTGTGTCTTCAAGCTTGTTGAGATTAATAATCAGCCACGCATCAAACTTTCAGAGGATGTATCTAAG GTCTCTATACCATGCAAAAAAAGATGTTACAGGTTATATGGCAAAGAAGGATATTCCCTGGTAGACATAATGACAGGGGAAAATGAACCATGTCCAAAG GTTGGAGAACGAATCCTATGCCGTCACCCTTTTAGTGAATCCAAAAGAGCATATGTGGTACCAAAGCGTGTGGAGGAGCTTCTTAAGTGTTACTGGCCTGGAAAATCAG GTAAAGTAAGGGAAGAGTTACCAGCTCTGCAGGATATTAGGGACCATTGCATCAAACAGCTTGAGCAAATGAGGCCTGATCACGTCAGGAGATTAAACCCAACACCATACAAG GTGAGCGTAAGTGCAAAACTGTATGATTTCATCCATTTCCTATGGCTCAATGAGGCCCCTGTCGGGGAGCTGCAGTGA
- the LOC107925129 gene encoding transcription factor SPATULA, with protein MAYFGGLTENPRRFSRSEAPPGGGAVKKGMIDYCERESGGSGNMIRAAGENGTTDDQDCESEFEICPRQEGPEALVDQAPPKSAPSRSSSKRNRAAEVHNLSEKRRRSRINEKMKALQNLVPNANKTDKASMLDEVIEYLKHLQLQVRILSMRNGLSMHPMCLPGVPQPVQFSQTRIDTNASFTVPATQETQAQMVFDIPNQCSSSNPELVLDLPNMISSNTSVGLEFWNQSRPMDPFR; from the exons ATGGCCTATTTTGGGGGTCTAACTGAGAATCCACGGCGGTTCTCACGGTCAGAGGCACCGCCTGGTGGCGGAGCAGTAAAGAAAGGGATGATTGATTATTGTGAGAGAGAGAGCGGAGGGTCGGGTAATATGATCAGAGCAGCTGGTGAGAATGGTACCACTGATGATCAAGATTGTGAAAGTGAG TTTGAAATTTGTCCTAGGCAAGAGGGTCCTGAAGCATTGGTTGATCAGGCACCGCCAAAGTCAGCACCATCTCGTAGTTCCTCAAAAAGAAACAGAGCAGCCGAGGTTCATAATTTGTCTGAAAAG AGGAGGAGGAGTAGGATTAATGAGAAAATGAAAGCATTGCAAAACCTTGTTCCAAATGCCAACAAG ACAGATAAAGCTTCGATGCTCGATGAAGTTATTGAATACTTGAAGCACCTTCAGCTTCAAGTTCGG ATACTATCAATGAGAAATGGATTAAGCATGCATCCCATGTGCTTGCCTGGAGTTCCGCAACCAGTCCAGTTTTCCCAAACAAGAATCGACACGAATGCATCATTCACGGTGCCAGCAACTCAAGAAACCCAGGCGCAGATGGTTTTTGACATACCAAACCAATGCAGTTCCTCAAACCCTGAATTGGTGCTCGACCTGCCAAACATGATTTCCTCAAATACATCGGTGGGACTGGAATTTTGGAACCAATCCAGGCCCATGGACCCTTTCAGGTAA
- the LOC107919921 gene encoding probable E3 ubiquitin-protein ligase HIP1, with amino-acid sequence MQNQGQGSSSNSTPGNSGFNGCLGTRQHPTFRHSAQNIGMNPNNGHIAVGPTGPGQVTGSGPLHRNIDLNVEDSEENLVQFLSLDLLRTLNASGDDQIPTSGGGSSSPVMIHSGSAGYVVEENISRVGLPTDAQRRLLCKRRTPEVPPPENNVIVNTLNGANSVHTGTHSAAPVAAPLTVQVGQIDHFQRNTRFRPTVNQQNPGPVNLWQWNSNYSNLQQPTGHQRPAFSSYGHFSSPQLPVMVNQTMLQQPTVGASNTNPLQAPHQPSQYWNGATMSPFSPSPVMVPPANMQLQANMNLLNGNAGFPGNIGASSRTQAGSGMHTPFSSMGYPQLNVAEQYGQRQQHLADRSEAWRMANYGPIHYDHYGAPSPTVRDMDALMRGGNPRPAQFPQRLGAIAERQAGHHSRVSLSPIPLSQFAAQRRRRLLYQLRNYLRLLRRAGNLRLETNPLSINIKEIAAILCFCLQDAMLLGRSYLNSMRDLDDNNDEMRVDVDNMSYEELLDLEEQIGDVSTGLSEETIMANLRRRKYQPITVQPPAEAEPCCICQEDYVNGEELGKLDCGHDFHFNCIKQWLLQKNSCPVCKKTALAI; translated from the exons ATGCAAAACCAAGGTCAAGGCAGTAGCTCAAATTCTACCCCAGGGAACTCTGGCTTCAATGGCTGTCTTGGCACTAGACAACACCCCACCTTTAGACATTCCGCACAGAACATTGGGATGAACCCCAATAATGGTCATATCGCCGTTGGTCCAACGGGTCCAGGCCAAGTGACCGGTTCTGGTCCTCTCCACCGTAACATAGACCTGAATGTTGAAGACAGTGAGGAGAATTTGGTACAGTTCCTATCATTGGACCTTCTTAGAACATTAAATGCCTCGGGTGATGATCAAATCCCAACCTCTGGTGGAGGTTCCTCCAGCCCAGTCATGATTCATTCAGGAAGTGCGGGATATGTTGTAGAAGAGAACATCAGCCGAGTTGGTCTTCCAACTGATGCTCAAAGAAGGCTTTTATGCAAAAGAAGGACGCCTGAAGTACCACCACCCGAAAACAATGTCATCGTCAACACCCTAAATGGAGCCAATTCCGTCCATACTGGCACTCATTCAGCTGCACCTGTGGCTGCTCCCCTGACAGTGCAGGTTGGACAAATCGACCACTTTCAAAGAAATACTCGTTTCAGACCAACTGTGAATCAACAAAACCCTGGGCCAGTGAACTTGTGGCAGTGGAACTCAAACTATTCCAATCTACAACAACCAACTGGTCATCAACGACCAGCATTTTCATCGTATGGTCACTTTAGCTCACCACAACTTCCAGTTATGGTAAATCAAACCATGTTGCAGCAGCCTACTGTAGGAGCCTCTAACACTAATCCGTTGCAAGCTCCTCATCAGCCTTCCCAATATTGGAATGGGGCAACCATGTCGCCATTTTCTCCTTCACCTGTGATGGTCCCCCCTGCAAACATGCAACTGCAAGCAAACATGAACTTGCTCAATGGGAATGCAGGCTTTCCTGGGAACATTGGTGCTTCTTCGAGAACCCAAGCAGGTTCAGGCATGCATACACCATTTTCGTCCATGGGGTACCCTCAACTAAATGTGGCTGAACAATATGGACAGAGACAGCAACACTTGGCCGACCGCTCTGAGGCCTGGAGGATGGCGAATTATGGCCCAATACATTATGATCATTATGGTGCTCCTTCTCCTACTGTTCGAGACATGGACGCCTTAATGAGAGGCGGTAATCCTAGGCCTGCTCAATTTCCTCAAAGGTTGGGAGCCATTGCTGAGAGACAAGCTGGTCATCATTCTCGAGTCTCACTCTCGCCTATACCATTATCCCAATTTGCCGCACAAAGGAGAAGAAGGCTGCTATATCAG CTACGCAATTACTTGCGACTTTTACGTAGGGCTGGTAACTTACGACTTGAG ACCAATCCTTTATCTATCAACATAAAGGAAATTGCCGCCATATTATGCTTTTGCCTGCAGGATGCAATGCTGCTCGGTCGTTCATATTTGAATAGCATGCGTGACTTGGACGACAATAATGATGAGATGCGGGTTGATGTTGATAATATGTCTTATGAG GAACTACTGGACCTGGAAGAGCAAATTGGGGATGTTAGCACTGGGCTAAGCGAGGAAACTATTATGGCGAATCTGAGGAGACGAAAATATCAGCCCATCACAGTCCAACCGCCTGCTGAAGCTGAACCATGCTGTATCTGTCAG GAGGACTATGTTAATGGAGAAGAGCTTGGTAAGCTGGACTGTGGTCATGACTTTCACTTCAATTGCATTAAGCAATGGCTCCTGCAGAAGAATTCGTGCCCCGTCTGCAAGAAGACAGCTTTGGCTATTTGA